A section of the Chloroflexota bacterium genome encodes:
- the trxA gene encoding thioredoxin, with product MAKPAVVTDETFDKEVLGSKGPVVVDFWAPWCGPCRLVAPVVEELAQEMESQVSFAKLNVDENPRTPPRYSIHSIPTLILFKGGKPAKQFVGYKPKAELKKNLEEALGPESSRL from the coding sequence ATGGCTAAGCCTGCGGTAGTTACCGATGAGACCTTCGATAAGGAGGTCCTGGGTTCAAAGGGGCCGGTGGTGGTGGATTTCTGGGCCCCATGGTGTGGCCCCTGCCGCCTGGTAGCCCCCGTGGTGGAGGAGCTGGCCCAGGAGATGGAGAGCCAGGTCTCCTTCGCCAAGCTCAATGTGGACGAGAACCCCAGGACGCCCCCCCGCTACTCCATCCACTCCATACCTACCCTTATCCTCTTCAAGGGAGGGAAGCCTGCAAAGCAGTTTGTGGGCTACAAGCCCAAAGCTGAGTTGAAAAAGAACCTGGAGGAGGCCCTTGGCCCTGAAAGTAGCCGTCTTTGA
- a CDS encoding ATP-binding protein produces MESLGEILKRVPTPTSSPVENTDTSTATESCRLCGGAGFVRHPVPFGHPDFGQAFPCQCQVKKGKRAGLWQEMGGPGPELLKRMVFDKFDRRDELPPEQRQNLEQALRLAREFAKEPEGWLVFLGVSGCGKTHLATAIANHRLAQGQAVFFASIPELLDHLRSAYGPEAKTSYDDTFEGVKKAPLLILDNLGAHSTSPWAEEKLFQIINYRYNNRVPTLFTSHKRLEEIVDQIASRMGDPGLSIVFFITAPMYAAPRPAERPHRRLRPS; encoded by the coding sequence ATGGAGAGCCTGGGAGAGATTCTGAAAAGGGTGCCGACCCCCACCAGTTCACCCGTGGAAAATACGGACACCTCTACCGCTACTGAAAGCTGTCGCCTCTGCGGGGGGGCAGGCTTTGTCCGCCACCCCGTCCCCTTCGGCCACCCCGATTTCGGGCAGGCCTTCCCCTGCCAGTGCCAGGTGAAAAAGGGGAAGAGGGCCGGGCTGTGGCAGGAGATGGGGGGGCCGGGGCCAGAGCTCTTGAAGCGCATGGTCTTTGATAAGTTTGACCGGCGGGACGAGCTCCCCCCGGAACAGCGCCAGAACCTGGAGCAGGCCCTGCGCCTGGCCCGGGAATTTGCCAAAGAGCCGGAGGGGTGGCTGGTATTCCTGGGGGTCAGCGGCTGCGGCAAGACCCACTTGGCCACAGCCATCGCCAACCACCGGCTGGCCCAGGGCCAGGCGGTCTTCTTCGCTTCCATCCCCGAGCTCCTGGACCACCTGCGCTCCGCGTATGGCCCCGAGGCCAAGACGAGCTATGACGACACCTTTGAAGGGGTGAAGAAAGCCCCCCTGCTCATCTTGGACAACCTGGGTGCCCATTCCACCTCTCCCTGGGCCGAGGAGAAGCTCTTCCAGATAATCAATTACCGCTACAACAACCGGGTGCCCACCCTGTTTACCAGCCACAAGAGGCTGGAGGAGATTGTGGACCAGATAGCCTCCCGCATGGGCGACCCGGGGCTAAGCATTGTATTCTTCATCACCGCCCCCATGTATGCCGCCCCCCGCCCCGCCGAAAGGCCCCACCGCCGGTTGCGGCCCTCCTAG
- a CDS encoding DnaD domain protein: MKPFPGFPTSLPKMDDPEELNVLLYFFWLLGRKGRPYLSLGELQADGNLNALGEEGIARALERAAERGVLLPLNRDGRRLYFLNSPQGQEARAGMEKGAFLHEEKTNIFDLYEQNIGLITPIIADQLQEAEALYPAPWIEEAVKLAVRLNRRRWNTISRILERWAVEGKDGEPGRDSEKGADPHQFTRGKYGHLYRY, encoded by the coding sequence ATGAAGCCCTTCCCCGGTTTCCCCACCAGCCTGCCCAAGATGGATGACCCGGAGGAGCTCAACGTGCTCCTCTACTTCTTCTGGCTCCTGGGCAGGAAGGGCCGGCCCTATCTTTCCCTGGGGGAGCTCCAGGCGGATGGAAATCTGAATGCGCTGGGGGAGGAGGGGATTGCCCGGGCCCTGGAGAGGGCCGCGGAGAGGGGGGTGCTTCTGCCCCTCAACAGGGATGGCAGAAGGCTCTATTTCCTCAACAGCCCACAGGGACAGGAGGCCAGGGCCGGGATGGAAAAGGGGGCCTTTCTCCATGAAGAGAAGACGAATATCTTTGACCTCTATGAGCAAAACATCGGCCTCATCACCCCAATCATAGCCGACCAGCTCCAGGAGGCAGAAGCCCTCTATCCCGCCCCCTGGATAGAGGAGGCCGTAAAGCTAGCGGTCCGGCTGAACAGGAGGCGGTGGAACACCATCTCCCGCATCCTGGAGCGCTGGGCTGTGGAAGGCAAGGATGGAGAGCCTGGGAGAGATTCTGAAAAGGGTGCCGACCCCCACCAGTTCACCCGTGGAAAATACGGACACCTCTACCGCTACTGA
- a CDS encoding DNA polymerase III subunit has translation MWRTLGQERAIRLFQNSLDGDRLAHAYLLVGPPRVGKRSLCLEMAQALNCVGDGPPCGVCPSCRHIASGTHPDVLVVSPVHDPKAGRPRTEIGIDQIRGIEALACLLPFEGRYKVFIFDGAERLSLEAANAFLKTLEEPLPSVVFLLTTSREGLLPSTLLSRCQRLEIKPLGLGEAEEALVRESGLEREKARLLAHVSQGCLGLALDQGFLGFRTEALEQVQQLLGAGLEERFRMAEGLANRWERDREGVFELLRLWQGWLRDLLLVVAGLPDGVVSLDYEEALKRQASALGLAQLRQGIKDTAGIREALERNASPRLALEVLMLKLPREGECLR, from the coding sequence ATGTGGCGGACCCTGGGACAGGAGAGGGCGATAAGGCTGTTCCAGAACAGCCTGGACGGGGACAGGCTGGCCCATGCCTATCTCCTGGTGGGTCCACCCCGGGTGGGGAAGAGGAGTCTCTGCCTGGAAATGGCCCAGGCCCTGAACTGCGTGGGTGATGGCCCCCCCTGCGGGGTCTGCCCCTCCTGCCGGCACATCGCCTCCGGCACCCACCCCGATGTCCTGGTGGTCAGCCCCGTCCATGACCCAAAGGCCGGCCGGCCCAGGACGGAGATAGGCATTGACCAGATAAGGGGGATAGAGGCCCTGGCCTGCCTGCTCCCCTTTGAGGGCAGGTATAAGGTCTTTATCTTTGATGGGGCGGAGAGGCTCTCCCTGGAGGCGGCCAATGCCTTCCTCAAGACCCTGGAGGAGCCCCTCCCCTCGGTGGTTTTCCTCCTCACCACCTCCCGGGAGGGCCTCCTGCCCTCCACCCTCCTCTCACGGTGCCAGCGGCTGGAGATAAAGCCCCTGGGCCTGGGGGAGGCGGAGGAGGCCCTGGTCAGGGAATCTGGCCTGGAGAGGGAGAAGGCCAGGCTTCTGGCCCATGTTTCTCAGGGGTGCCTGGGCCTGGCCCTGGACCAGGGGTTCCTGGGCTTCAGGACAGAGGCCCTGGAGCAGGTCCAGCAGCTCCTTGGGGCGGGCCTGGAGGAGCGCTTCAGGATGGCGGAAGGGCTGGCCAACCGCTGGGAGCGGGACAGGGAGGGGGTATTTGAGCTTCTCCGGCTGTGGCAAGGCTGGCTCCGGGACCTTTTGCTGGTGGTGGCCGGCCTCCCCGATGGTGTGGTGAGCCTTGACTATGAGGAGGCCCTGAAGAGGCAGGCCAGCGCCCTGGGCCTGGCCCAGCTCCGACAGGGGATAAAGGACACGGCGGGGATAAGGGAGGCCCTGGAGAGGAATGCCAGCCCCCGCCTGGCCCTGGAGGTGCTGATGTTGAAGTTGCCTCGGGAGGGGGAATGCCTCAGATAG
- a CDS encoding stage 0 sporulation family protein, translating to MPQIVGVRFRPAGKVYHFDPAGLELAEGDQVVVETARGQELGFVVQGPREVPGEEKGGSLKPVLRQAAPPDLERVQSLRSQEKEVLMQAREAARRLGVPMKILTAEYTLDGKLTIYFTAEERVDFRELVRELAGRFHTRIELRQIGPRDETKILGGIGACGLPLCCARWLTEFAPVTIRMAKEQGLALNPPKISGVCGRLLCCLAYEIDSYREVKRKLPAKGKKISTAMGPAKVIESNPLKETVKVELEGGAVVEIPLAQLEPGVP from the coding sequence ATGCCTCAGATAGTAGGGGTCCGCTTCCGCCCTGCGGGGAAGGTCTATCACTTTGACCCGGCAGGCCTGGAGCTGGCGGAGGGGGACCAGGTGGTGGTGGAGACGGCCCGGGGGCAGGAGCTCGGCTTTGTTGTCCAGGGGCCGCGGGAGGTCCCCGGGGAGGAGAAGGGGGGGTCCCTGAAGCCTGTCCTGAGGCAGGCTGCCCCCCCGGACCTGGAGCGGGTCCAGAGCCTCCGTTCCCAGGAGAAGGAGGTCCTCATGCAGGCCAGGGAGGCGGCCCGGCGGCTGGGGGTGCCCATGAAAATCCTTACCGCCGAATACACCCTGGACGGAAAGCTCACTATCTACTTTACCGCCGAGGAGCGGGTGGACTTCCGGGAACTGGTAAGGGAGCTGGCCGGCCGCTTCCACACCCGGATTGAGCTCCGGCAGATAGGGCCCCGGGACGAGACAAAGATATTGGGGGGCATAGGCGCCTGCGGCCTGCCCCTTTGCTGTGCCCGCTGGCTTACCGAGTTCGCCCCTGTCACCATCCGCATGGCCAAGGAGCAGGGGCTGGCCCTGAACCCCCCCAAGATATCCGGTGTCTGCGGCCGCCTCCTCTGCTGCCTGGCCTACGAGATAGATAGTTACCGGGAAGTGAAGCGGAAGCTCCCCGCCAAAGGCAAGAAGATATCTACGGCCATGGGCCCCGCCAAAGTAATAGAGAGCAATCCCCTCAAGGAGACGGTCAAGGTGGAACTGGAGGGAGGGGCAGTGGTGGAGATACCCCTGGCCCAGCTGGAGCCCGGGGTCCCCTGA
- a CDS encoding CoA protein activase, translating to MRVSFPHLGHLWVPVRALFTELGVDHVVPPLNTRRTLTLATKNSPEGLCLPFKLTLGNFIEACELGADTLVQAGGAGICRLGRYGRTQEYVLRDMGFQFQILTAGVSEKKLQGIMQLFKKISGGAPWGRIVSAVRFGLAKLNALDEIEKEVHRVRAREKVKGQASALFREATKAVDETGDYDSLKRRKQDYLEKLRAVPQDGEDPLLVGVMGEFYVVLEPFSNNDVEIELGKLGVEVRRDLFISEWTRFSLFLNPLGINEKRHLQQAAMPYLKRDVGGDGWESVGEKVLHARHFDGLVHLAPFTCMPEIIAQNILPSVKEDIPVLTLLCDEQTGKQGMLTRLEAFVDLLKRRRASRRQKVGVH from the coding sequence ATGCGAGTAAGCTTCCCTCACCTGGGGCACCTCTGGGTGCCCGTGAGGGCCCTCTTTACAGAGCTGGGTGTTGACCATGTGGTGCCCCCCTTGAACACCCGCCGCACCCTCACCCTGGCTACAAAGAATTCCCCGGAGGGCCTCTGTCTCCCCTTCAAGCTCACCCTGGGCAACTTCATTGAGGCCTGCGAACTGGGGGCTGACACCCTCGTCCAGGCCGGGGGGGCGGGCATCTGCCGCCTGGGGAGGTATGGCAGGACCCAGGAGTATGTCCTCCGGGATATGGGCTTCCAGTTCCAAATCCTCACCGCCGGGGTCTCGGAAAAGAAGCTCCAGGGCATCATGCAGCTCTTCAAGAAGATATCGGGGGGGGCCCCCTGGGGGAGAATTGTCTCCGCCGTCCGCTTTGGCCTGGCCAAGCTCAACGCCCTGGACGAGATAGAGAAGGAGGTCCACCGGGTGAGGGCCCGGGAAAAGGTGAAGGGCCAGGCCAGCGCCCTCTTCCGGGAGGCCACCAAGGCTGTTGATGAGACGGGAGACTATGATTCCCTGAAGAGGAGAAAACAGGACTACTTGGAGAAGCTCCGGGCCGTGCCCCAGGACGGCGAGGACCCCCTGCTGGTAGGGGTGATGGGGGAGTTCTATGTGGTCCTGGAGCCCTTCTCCAATAATGATGTGGAGATAGAACTGGGCAAGCTGGGGGTGGAGGTGAGGCGGGACCTTTTCATTTCGGAATGGACCAGGTTCAGCCTCTTCCTTAACCCCCTGGGGATAAACGAGAAAAGGCACCTCCAGCAGGCGGCCATGCCCTACCTCAAGCGGGATGTGGGGGGGGACGGCTGGGAATCGGTGGGGGAAAAGGTCCTCCATGCCCGCCACTTTGACGGGCTGGTCCACCTGGCCCCCTTCACCTGTATGCCGGAGATAATCGCCCAGAACATCCTGCCCTCGGTCAAGGAGGACATTCCCGTCCTCACCCTCCTCTGTGATGAGCAGACGGGCAAGCAGGGGATGCTCACACGCCTTGAGGCCTTTGTGGACCTATTGAAGCGCCGCCGGGCCTCCCGGCGCCAGAAAGTGGGGGTCCACTAG
- a CDS encoding CoA protein activase produces the protein MRLGIFHMGNVSLAARTFLRELKVEIVIPPPNSGTTLSLGTRYSPETACLPYKLILGNFLQDLEMGADTLIMVTSTNVACRMGFYARSMKGTLEDLGYKFEMIVPGDSERGLVNLLRFIKRRANNVSWLKLVSAFRFGLAKLSALDHLEQVVHRMRAVEKTKGTVNRLFQEAQEAIDQAGTWASLKELEKEYADRLTALPQDPQAQPLRVGVVGETFVLMDPFASRDLESELGKLGVEVRRRNFASRWLRPGVVSSGWKEEAHRAALPYLKRTVGGEGWESVGEKVLCSQDYDGMVHLLPFTCMPEIIAQNILPSVKEDIPVLTLICDEQTGKQGMLTRLEAFVDLLNRRRQRKKDESLSRC, from the coding sequence ATGAGGCTGGGCATCTTCCACATGGGCAACGTATCTCTGGCCGCCCGGACTTTCCTCCGGGAGCTGAAAGTGGAGATAGTTATCCCTCCCCCCAACAGCGGGACCACCCTTTCCCTGGGGACCAGGTATTCTCCTGAGACCGCCTGTCTTCCCTACAAGCTCATCCTGGGTAATTTCCTCCAGGACCTGGAGATGGGGGCTGACACCCTCATCATGGTTACCAGCACGAACGTGGCCTGCCGCATGGGCTTCTATGCTCGCTCCATGAAGGGGACCCTGGAAGACCTGGGCTACAAGTTTGAGATGATTGTGCCCGGGGACAGTGAGCGGGGCTTGGTGAACTTGCTGAGGTTCATTAAGAGGCGGGCCAACAATGTGTCCTGGCTCAAGCTTGTCTCCGCTTTCCGCTTCGGCCTGGCCAAGCTCTCGGCCCTGGACCACCTGGAACAGGTTGTCCACCGGATGCGGGCCGTGGAGAAGACCAAGGGGACGGTCAATCGCCTCTTTCAGGAGGCCCAGGAGGCGATAGACCAGGCCGGGACCTGGGCCTCTCTCAAGGAGCTGGAGAAAGAATATGCCGATAGGCTGACTGCCCTGCCCCAGGACCCCCAGGCCCAGCCGTTGCGGGTGGGGGTGGTGGGGGAGACATTCGTCCTTATGGACCCATTTGCCAGCAGGGACCTGGAGTCGGAGCTGGGCAAGCTGGGGGTGGAGGTAAGGAGGAGAAACTTTGCCTCCCGGTGGTTGCGACCGGGGGTGGTCTCCTCCGGGTGGAAGGAGGAGGCCCATCGGGCGGCCCTGCCCTACCTGAAACGCACCGTCGGCGGGGAGGGCTGGGAATCGGTAGGTGAGAAGGTTCTCTGCTCCCAGGACTACGATGGCATGGTCCACCTGCTCCCCTTTACCTGCATGCCGGAAATAATTGCCCAGAACATCCTGCCCTCGGTCAAGGAGGACATCCCCGTTCTCACCCTCATCTGTGATGAGCAGACAGGCAAGCAGGGGATGCTCACGCGCCTTGAGGCCTTTGTGGACCTCCTCAATCGCCGCCGTCAGAGGAAGAAGGATGAGAGTTTATCTAGGTGTTGA
- the dnaB gene encoding replicative DNA helicase, which translates to MPDPRLPPNDIEAEEAVLGSLLLDGEAIFKIVSLLSPEDFYRDQNREVYSGCFELFRRNEGINQVTLAHELSRQGKLEGVGGASYLLHLLSTVPTPLHLEHYAQIVRRTSLFRRLLAAGEEITRLGYEDRPDVEATMDRAEDLLFRLRMGTATREFVPLRDLISQYIDETEQREMPPSQAQGGELPQIFTGFGDLDEYLGGLQRSDLVVLGARPSLGKTSLSLGIARHAAKEYGARVGIFSLEMSREAVVQRFLATEADVDSRRLRIGQISEEEKERLMAATGPLSEMSIYVDDSPQPRVVEIRSKARRLYHERGVDLIIVDYLQLIQGDGRNDNRVQEISHITRSLKALARELNVPVLAVSQLSRAPEMRTSHRPQLSDLRESGSIEQDADVVLFIHREDAYISEEEWEHQNPGQPYPRGMATIIIAKHRNGPTGEVSLRFVPRTARFVSLGTRREGS; encoded by the coding sequence ATGCCGGACCCCAGGCTACCCCCCAACGATATTGAGGCCGAGGAAGCCGTATTGGGCTCCCTCCTGCTGGACGGCGAGGCCATCTTCAAGATAGTGTCCCTCCTCTCCCCAGAAGACTTCTACCGGGACCAGAACCGTGAGGTCTATTCTGGCTGCTTTGAGCTTTTCCGCCGCAACGAGGGGATAAACCAGGTCACCCTGGCCCACGAGCTCTCCCGGCAGGGCAAGCTGGAGGGGGTGGGGGGGGCATCCTACCTCCTCCACCTTCTCTCCACCGTCCCCACCCCCCTCCACCTGGAGCACTACGCCCAGATTGTCCGCCGCACCTCCCTCTTCCGCCGGCTGCTGGCGGCGGGGGAGGAGATAACCCGGCTGGGCTATGAGGACAGGCCCGATGTGGAGGCCACCATGGACCGGGCCGAGGACCTCCTATTCCGTCTCAGGATGGGCACTGCCACCCGGGAATTCGTCCCCCTGAGGGACCTGATATCCCAATACATCGATGAGACTGAGCAGAGAGAGATGCCCCCGTCCCAGGCGCAGGGGGGGGAACTGCCTCAGATTTTCACCGGCTTTGGCGACCTGGACGAGTATCTGGGGGGGCTCCAGCGCTCCGACCTTGTGGTCCTGGGGGCTCGACCCAGCCTGGGCAAGACCAGCCTCTCCCTGGGCATCGCCCGCCACGCCGCCAAGGAATACGGGGCCAGGGTGGGCATCTTCAGCCTGGAGATGTCCCGAGAGGCAGTCGTCCAGCGCTTCCTGGCCACTGAGGCCGATGTGGACTCCCGCCGCCTGCGAATCGGCCAGATAAGCGAGGAGGAGAAGGAGCGCCTGATGGCGGCCACCGGCCCCCTCTCGGAGATGTCCATCTACGTAGATGACAGCCCCCAGCCCCGGGTGGTGGAGATTCGCTCCAAGGCCCGCCGCCTTTACCATGAGAGGGGGGTGGACCTGATAATCGTGGACTACCTGCAGCTAATCCAGGGGGATGGCCGCAACGATAACCGGGTACAGGAGATAAGCCATATAACCCGGAGCCTCAAGGCCCTGGCCCGGGAGCTGAATGTGCCGGTGCTTGCTGTCTCCCAGCTCTCCAGGGCCCCCGAGATGAGGACCTCCCACCGCCCCCAGCTATCGGACCTGAGGGAATCGGGGAGCATTGAGCAGGACGCGGATGTGGTCCTCTTCATCCACCGGGAGGATGCCTATATCAGCGAGGAGGAGTGGGAACACCAGAACCCCGGCCAGCCATATCCCCGGGGCATGGCCACCATCATCATCGCCAAGCACCGCAACGGGCCAACCGGCGAGGTGAGCCTGCGCTTCGTCCCCCGCACCGCCCGCTTTGTAAGCCTGGGGACGAGACGGGAGGGGTCATGA
- a CDS encoding 2-hydroxyglutaryl-CoA dehydratase — protein sequence MRVYLGVDVGSVTTKVVALDEEEKVLAGLYLRTQGRPIETIQEGLRLIQEMLPSGVEVAGAGTTGSARYLAGVVAGADTIKNEITAHAVGALHFVPDVQTIVEIGGQDSKIIILRDGVVTDFGMNTVCAAGTGSFLDHQALRLNISIEEFGPLAIQSKTPVRIAGRCTVFAESDMVHKQQVGHSKEDILYGLCDALVRNYLNNVALGKETLPPVVFQGGVAFNVGIRRVLEEALKTPIIVPPHHECMGAIGAGLLAKEAVVGRGTSFKGFEVSQVKYRTTSFECKACANLCEIAQLSTNGNVLARWGGRCDMWERTSVKS from the coding sequence ATGAGAGTTTATCTAGGTGTTGATGTAGGCTCTGTCACCACCAAGGTGGTGGCCCTGGATGAGGAGGAGAAGGTCCTGGCCGGTCTCTATCTGCGCACTCAGGGGCGGCCCATTGAGACCATTCAGGAAGGGCTGAGACTTATCCAGGAGATGCTGCCCTCCGGGGTGGAGGTAGCGGGGGCGGGAACTACCGGCAGTGCCCGCTACCTGGCGGGGGTGGTGGCGGGGGCGGATACCATAAAGAACGAGATAACAGCCCATGCCGTTGGGGCCCTCCATTTTGTCCCCGACGTTCAGACCATCGTTGAGATCGGCGGCCAGGACAGCAAGATTATCATCCTCCGGGATGGGGTGGTCACCGACTTCGGCATGAATACCGTCTGCGCCGCCGGCACCGGGAGCTTCCTGGACCACCAGGCCCTCCGGCTAAATATCAGCATTGAGGAGTTCGGCCCTCTGGCCATCCAGAGCAAGACCCCTGTCCGCATCGCCGGCCGCTGCACTGTTTTTGCTGAATCGGACATGGTCCATAAACAGCAGGTGGGCCACTCCAAAGAGGACATCCTCTATGGCCTGTGTGATGCCCTGGTGCGGAACTACCTGAACAATGTGGCCCTGGGCAAAGAGACCCTGCCCCCCGTGGTCTTCCAGGGGGGTGTGGCTTTTAACGTGGGGATTCGCCGGGTCCTGGAGGAGGCCCTCAAGACCCCTATAATCGTTCCCCCCCACCACGAGTGCATGGGGGCTATTGGTGCTGGCCTCCTGGCCAAGGAGGCGGTGGTGGGGCGTGGGACCAGCTTCAAGGGCTTTGAGGTAAGCCAGGTGAAATACCGCACCACCTCGTTTGAGTGCAAGGCCTGCGCCAATCTATGTGAGATAGCACAGCTCTCCACCAACGGCAATGTCCTGGCCCGCTGGGGGGGGCGCTGTGATATGTGGGAGAGGACTTCTGTCAAAAGCTGA
- a CDS encoding HNH endonuclease has product MVNGLSVLVLNQNYQPLNICRMRRAVVLLLMDKAEMIENGVGEIKTPTAIFPIPSIIRLHMLVRRPPVLKRLTRFEVFNRDHFTCQYCGRETRDLTLDHVIPRHQGGGHEWENVVGACIPCNHKKAGKTPREAGMKLLQRPYAPPSFFTVPYQYLRANQQWLKFIPQ; this is encoded by the coding sequence ATGGTGAACGGCCTATCGGTCCTGGTGCTGAACCAGAACTACCAGCCCCTGAACATCTGCCGTATGCGTAGGGCGGTAGTCCTGCTCCTCATGGACAAGGCCGAGATGATAGAGAACGGGGTGGGGGAGATCAAGACCCCCACCGCCATTTTCCCCATCCCCTCCATCATCCGGCTCCATATGCTGGTGAGGCGGCCCCCGGTGTTGAAGAGGCTCACCCGTTTTGAGGTCTTCAACCGGGACCATTTTACCTGCCAGTACTGTGGGCGGGAGACGAGAGACCTGACCCTGGACCATGTTATCCCCCGCCACCAGGGGGGCGGACACGAATGGGAAAATGTGGTCGGCGCCTGCATCCCCTGCAACCACAAGAAAGCCGGAAAGACCCCCAGGGAGGCGGGGATGAAACTCCTCCAGCGCCCCTATGCCCCCCCCTCCTTCTTCACCGTCCCCTACCAGTACCTCAGGGCCAACCAGCAGTGGCTCAAGTTCATCCCTCAGTAG
- the rplI gene encoding 50S ribosomal protein L9 yields the protein MKVVFLSDVAGVGQAGQVKEIAEGFARNYLLPRGLALPATPDVVKNWEERKKGEVRRQARERGSLEALAQRLEGMEIKLVAKTGGGQKLYGSITSADIAGELSRQGIELDRRQIELPGHIKGLGQHLVVVRLAPGLSAQLRVSVEAI from the coding sequence ATGAAGGTAGTCTTTCTCTCCGATGTAGCTGGTGTAGGCCAGGCGGGGCAGGTGAAGGAAATAGCTGAGGGCTTTGCCCGGAACTATCTCCTCCCCCGGGGCTTGGCCCTGCCAGCCACCCCCGATGTGGTGAAGAACTGGGAGGAGCGGAAGAAGGGGGAGGTAAGGCGACAGGCCCGGGAGAGGGGGAGCCTGGAGGCCCTGGCCCAAAGGCTGGAGGGGATGGAGATAAAGCTGGTGGCCAAGACGGGGGGAGGGCAGAAGCTATACGGCTCCATCACCTCAGCCGATATCGCCGGGGAGCTCTCCCGCCAGGGGATAGAGCTGGACCGCCGGCAGATTGAGCTGCCCGGGCACATCAAGGGGCTGGGGCAGCACCTGGTGGTGGTGAGGCTGGCCCCCGGCCTCTCCGCCCAGCTCCGGGTCAGTGTGGAGGCAATCTAG
- the plsX gene encoding phosphate acyltransferase PlsX — protein MRIALDAMGGDHAPEEIVRGALQAREEGVGVVLVGREADLSPHLPANLDGLGLVLASEVIGSHEPPVEALRLKPHSSIRVGLELVKRGEAHGFVSAGSTGAVAAAAVLVLGNIPGVERPALGLPYATPSGPAIVLDVGANADCRPQFLLQFAHLGARYMERVWGIASPRIALLSSGEEEEKGNRLVRESHNLLKKSGLNFIGNLEGKDLLRGLAEVVVSDGFTGNVLIKATEGFGEAIHHELRHALRSRFYLRPLALLLRPALKEVVRKMDYNEYGGAHLLGVQGNVFVAHGRSKALAIKNALLMARRVANQGVLEALTEEKWLSLR, from the coding sequence ATCCGCATTGCCCTGGATGCCATGGGGGGAGACCACGCCCCGGAGGAAATTGTCCGGGGGGCCCTGCAGGCCCGGGAGGAAGGTGTGGGGGTGGTGCTGGTGGGCAGGGAGGCGGATCTCTCTCCCCATCTTCCTGCAAACCTGGACGGCTTGGGACTGGTGCTTGCCTCAGAGGTCATCGGCTCCCACGAGCCGCCGGTAGAGGCACTGCGTCTTAAACCCCACTCTTCCATCCGGGTGGGGTTGGAGCTGGTCAAGAGGGGGGAAGCGCATGGCTTTGTCTCTGCCGGTTCCACGGGGGCAGTGGCTGCCGCCGCTGTCCTGGTCCTGGGCAACATCCCGGGGGTGGAAAGGCCCGCCCTCGGCCTGCCCTATGCCACCCCCTCCGGGCCCGCCATCGTCCTGGATGTGGGGGCCAATGCCGACTGCCGTCCCCAGTTCCTCCTCCAGTTCGCCCACCTGGGGGCCCGCTATATGGAGCGGGTGTGGGGGATAGCTTCCCCCCGCATTGCCCTCCTCTCCAGCGGGGAGGAGGAGGAGAAGGGGAACCGCCTGGTGAGGGAGAGCCATAACCTGCTCAAGAAGAGCGGGCTGAACTTTATCGGGAACCTTGAGGGGAAGGACCTGCTGAGGGGCCTGGCCGAGGTGGTGGTGAGCGACGGCTTCACCGGCAACGTCCTCATCAAGGCCACTGAGGGCTTCGGTGAGGCCATCCATCACGAACTGAGGCATGCCCTCAGGAGCCGCTTCTACCTCCGCCCCCTGGCCCTGCTGCTCCGCCCCGCCCTGAAGGAGGTGGTCAGGAAAATGGACTATAATGAATATGGTGGTGCCCACCTGTTGGGCGTGCAGGGGAATGTCTTCGTGGCCCACGGGCGCAGCAAGGCCCTGGCCATCAAGAATGCCCTCCTCATGGCCCGCCGGGTGGCGAACCAGGGGGTTCTGGAAGCGTTGACGGAGGAGAAATGGCTAAGCCTGCGGTAG